The Panicum hallii strain FIL2 chromosome 9, PHallii_v3.1, whole genome shotgun sequence genome has a window encoding:
- the LOC112877973 gene encoding ubiquitin carboxyl-terminal hydrolase 3-like — protein sequence MGAASSRLEKALGEQFPEGERYFGLENFGNTCYCNSVLQALYFCVPFRDQLLEYYASNKSTGDGEENMLTCLADLFSQISNQKKKTGVIAPKRFIQRLKKQNEIFRSYMHQDAHEFLNFLLNELVDILEKEHNAAKESLQNISLQKNSNGPINGQPNGSHKELAATWVHKCFQGILTNETRCLRCETVTDRDETFFDLSLDIEQNSSITSCLKNFSSTETLNAEDKFFCDKCCSLQEAQKRMKIKKPPNILVIHLKRFKYIEQLQRYKKLSYRVVFPLELKLLNTVDNSDLEYSLFAVVVHVGSGPNHGHYISLVKSHNHWLFFDDENVEMTDESMVQAFFGSPQEFSGNTDNGYILFYESLAEKS from the exons atggGCGCGGCGAGCTCCAGGCTGGAgaaagcgctgggcgagcagTTCCCCGAGGGCGAGCGCTACTTCGGCCTCGAGAACTTCGGCAACACATGCTACTGCAACAGCGTCCTGCAG GCACTTTATTTCTGCGTTCCTTTCCGTGATCAATTGCTGGAGTACTATGCAAGCAATAAAAGCACTGGAGATGGTGAAGAGAACATGCTAACCTGCCTGGCTGATCTGTTCTCTCAG ATCAGTAATCAGAAGAAGAAAACTGGAGTTATTGCTCCTAAGCGTTTTATACAACGATTGAAGAAACAGAATGAAATTTTCCGCAGTTATATGCATCAG GATGCTCACGAGTTTCTGAATTTTTTACTGAATGAGCTCGTTGACATTCTAGAGAAGGAACATAATGCTGCAAAAGAGTCTCTTCAAAATATTTCGTTgcaaaagaattcaaatggcCCTATTAATGGCCAACCCAATGGTAGTCACAAAGAATTAGCTGCTACATGGGTCCATAAATGCTTCCAG GGAATATTAACTAATGAAACAAGATGTCTGAGATGTGAAACTGTGACAGATAGAGATGAAACATTTTTTGATCTGAGCCTGGACATTGAACAGAATAGTTCAATAACCAGCTGTCTGAAGAATTTCAGCTCGACAGAGACTTTGAATGCTGAGGATAAGTTCTTCTGTGACAAATGTTGCAG TCTACAGGAAGCTCAGAAAAGAATGAAGATAAAGAAACCACCAAATATCCTGGTAATTCATCTCAAGCGTTTCAAGTATATTGAGCAGCTTCAGCGCTACAAAAAGCTATCTTACCGAGTGGTTTTCCCTCTGGAGCTTAAACTTCTCAACACTGTTGACAACTCAGACTTGGAATACTCCCTTTTTGCTGTGGTAGTTCATGTTGGAAGTGGGCCGAATCATGGCCACTATATCAGCTTGGTTAAGAGCCACAATCATTGGTTATTCTTCGATGACGAGAATGTTGAGATGACTGACGAGTCCATGGTACAGGCATTCTTTGGCTCACCACAAGAGTTCAGTGGCAACACTGATAATGGCTACATTCTCTTCTATGAAAGCCTTGCAGAAAAAAGTTGA
- the LOC112873399 gene encoding uncharacterized protein LOC112873399, which yields MKKEENASLHTYLGSATGTSIPCMHLCVVVWVLNPEADEPSAVVEADAGRKQLWEQDIFGMLAEEDHEDIALIYGKFYLVDFGYPNRPGYLAPYKGTMYHIQDFQDVAEPREGSIDQPETVDAPDFEDVAQMNAFRDYITDHLYNRD from the exons ATGAAGAAGGAAGAAAATGCATCCTTGCACACCTATCTGGGGTCGGCAACTGGAACCTCTATTCCATGCATGCACCTGTGTGTGGTTGTGTGGGTGTTGAACCCT gAAGCTGACGAACCTTCAGCAGTGGTGGAGGCTGATGCTGGTAGGAAGCAGTTGTGGGAGCAGGATATTTTTGGCATGCTGGCAGAGGAGGATCATGAAGACATTGCATTGATATATG GGAAGTTCTATCTGGTGGACTTCGGGTACCCCAACCGTCCAGGTTACCTGGCTCCGTACAAGGGAACCATGTACCATATTCAAGACTTCCAAGACGTCGCAGAACCACGAG AGGGCTCTATTGATCAGCCTGAAACTGTTGATGCCCCAGATTTTGAAGATGTTGCACAGATGAATGCATTTCGTGATTATATTACTGACCACCTGTACAATAGAGACTGA
- the LOC112876447 gene encoding uncharacterized protein LOC112876447, with protein sequence MGKMSCFAGLLVLGGKRKASKGKNKGAYAKKVNGNDCPKVKPVEFVDMADALDVSRGGDNDPACNSKFVVGAAAELAHHGGGGDGDNDKAAIKRGSSGADLVAGAGAGAGSSGYSSDGTGEIAKSAEPDAGGSSSVGRMSPTPTASPKLKRSCSNIETTRSSAPPKGFDMAAKSRSYNDLNALPPARSATPSGAPDASPAASVRTSCSADRVMLKKRSSRQVLPSRSRKLWWRLFLWSHRSLHRAGAATPALPLPDAPHQHDGYTSDTLDAVTADAKGKKAAAEEDPIPNQWVAFSAGASPLERVSAWVNSLGDGSFHAVSEEDATEHDAGGARPQCSEIVELPTPGKRHPQAKRRPADEAANQASSIVHTLNVFSSVAHISGMGLKAVPAIAAFSTLRAVNLSGNLIVQIAPGSLPKGLHSLDLSRNKIAVIEGLRELTRLRVLNLSYNRITRIGHGLSSCTAIRELYLAGNKISDVEGLHRLLKLAVLDVSFNRVTTARSLGQLVANYGSLRALNLLGNPVQAATGGDTLRRAVSGLLPRIEYLNRQAVKPQRAREEAKDSVARAALGNGGGWSSRRRAPRRANQSPGSSGKSRGRDGSSGRRGSRSRSKTRPQGQGSSLSRK encoded by the exons ATGGGCAAGATGAGCTGCTTCGCCGGCCTGCTTGTGCTCGGCGGCAAGAGGAAGGCATCCAAG GGTAAGAACAAGGGAGCTTACGCCAAGAAGGTTAATGGCAATGACTGCCCCAAGGTGAAGCCGGTGGAGTTCGTGGACATGGCGGACGCTCTCGACGTCAGCAGAGGCGGGGACAACGATCCTGCATGCAATAGCAAGTTTGTCGTTGGCGCAGCCGCCGAGTTGGCACACCATGGCGGTGGCGGGGACGGCGACAACGACAAGGCCGCAATTAAGAGGGGCTCGTCTGGCGCTgacctcgtcgccggcgccggcgccggcgccggttcGTCCGGCTACAGCAGTGACGGAACAGGTGAAATTGCCAAGAGCGCGGAGCCGGACGCTGGCGGGTCCTCCAGCGTTGGCCGCATGTCACCGACGCCGACGGCGTCGCCAAAGCTGAAGCGCTCGTGCTCCAACATCGAGACGACGAGGTCGTCTGCGCCGCCGAAAGGGTTCGACATGGCGGCGAAGTCGCGCTCCTACAACGACCTAAACGCCCTGCCTCCCGCGAGGTCGGCCACCCCCAGCGGCGCGCCGGACGCGAGCCCGGCGGCGTCCGTGAGGACGTCGTGCTCCGCGGACCGCGTCATGCTGAAGAAGCGGTCGTCGAGGCAGGTGCTCCCGTCCCGGAGCAGGAAGCTGTGGTGGCGGCTGTTCCTGTGGAGCCACCGCAGCCTTCACCGCGCGGGCGCGGCCACGCCCGCGCTGCCATTGCCGGACGCGCCGCACCAGCACGACGGGTACACCTCCGACACGCTCGACGCGGTCACCGCGGACGCGAAGGGCAAGAAAGCCGCCGCGGAGGAGGACCCGATCCCGAACCAGTGGGTCGCCTTCTCCGCCGGGGCTTCGCCGCTGGAACGCGTCAGCGCGTGGGTGAACAGCCTCGGGGACGGATCGTTCCACGCCGTCAGCGAGGAGGACGCCACGGAGCACGACGCCGGCGGCGCCCGCCCGCAATGCTCTGAGATCGTGGAGCTGCCCACGCCCGGCAAGAGGCACCCTCAGGCGAAGCGCCGCCCCGCGGACGAGGCCGCCAACCAGGCGAGCAGCATCGTGCACACGCTCAACGTGTTCTCCTCCGTCGCCCACATCTCCGGCATGGGGCTCAAGGCCGTCCCGGCGATCGCGGCGTTCTCCACCCTCCGGGCAGTCAATCTGTCTGGCAACTTGATTG TTCAAATCGCCCCCGGATCGTTGCCCAAAGGCCTGCACTCGCTCGATCTGTCGAGGAACAAGATCGCCGTCATCGAGGGGCTCCGGGAGCTGACGAGGCTGCGCGTGCTCAACCTCAGCTACAACCGGATCACGCGGATCGGACATG GGCTGTCGAGCTGCACGGCGATCAGGGAGCTGTACCTGGCCGGGAACAAGATCAGCGACGTCGAGGGGCTGCACCGCCTGCTGAAGCTGGCCGTCCTGGACGTGAGCTTCAACAGGGTCACCACGGCCAGGTCCCTGGGCCAGCTCGTGGCCAACTACGGCTCGCTGCGGGCGCTCAACCTGCTGGGCAACCCGGTGCAGGCCGCCACTGGCGGCGACACGCTGCGCAGGGCCGTGTCGGGCCTGCTCCCGCGGATCGAGTACCTCAACAGACAGGCCGTGAAGCCgcagcgcgcgcgggaggaggccAAGGACAGCGtcgcgcgggcggcgctcgggaacggcggcgggtggagctcGCGGAggcgggcgccgcggcgggcgaACCAGAGCCCCGGGTCGTCGGGCAAGAGCCGGGGCAGGGACGGGAGCAGCGGCCGCAGGGGGAGCAGGAGCAGGTCCAAGACCAGGCCGCAGGGGCAGGGCTCCAGCCTCTCGAGGAAGTGA